Proteins co-encoded in one Natranaerovirga pectinivora genomic window:
- a CDS encoding HIT family protein — protein MNNKDCFVCNWIDRISINEQKYFIAELETGYVFLSSKWQYFKGYTFFLSKIHVSELHLMPIEFRKKFLFEMTIVSEAVQNAFKAVKINCESLGNSCSHVHWHIIPRYENDPLPEKAIWNIDRSTLCVRIVVV, from the coding sequence ATGAATAATAAGGATTGTTTTGTTTGTAATTGGATAGATAGAATTAGTATAAATGAGCAAAAATACTTTATTGCAGAATTGGAAACAGGATATGTTTTTTTGAGCAGTAAATGGCAGTATTTTAAAGGTTATACATTCTTCTTGAGTAAAATTCATGTTAGCGAACTACATTTGATGCCTATAGAATTTAGAAAGAAATTTCTATTTGAGATGACCATTGTATCAGAAGCAGTGCAAAATGCTTTTAAAGCAGTTAAAATTAATTGTGAATCATTGGGAAATTCATGTTCACACGTGCATTGGCATATTATTCCACGATATGAAAATGACCCTCTTCCTGAAAAAGCAATTTGGAATATCGATAGGAGTACCCTATGTGTTAGGATAGTTGTCGTATAG